One window of the Populus nigra chromosome 4, ddPopNigr1.1, whole genome shotgun sequence genome contains the following:
- the LOC133692578 gene encoding uncharacterized protein LOC133692578 — MNEDPNRAEAERLLGIAEKLLQSRDLSGTKDFAVLAQETEPLLEGPDQILAVADVLLSAEKRVNNQHDWYSILQISEKTDDSFLIKKQYRRLALLLHPDKNKYPFADQAFKLVADAGAVLSDTAKKTLYDNELSLFSKIDLSASGKLPVRRSQRPVDDKKAESVKINVNNVSNQQEGSQKAKLSSFWTACPYCYILYEYPRVYENCCLRCQNCERGFHAVLIPSLPPLVPGQECYYCCWGFFPLGFTPGTAGSGGKSGGVGSGFPNWMPPMFGTEQQQGGDKGGGYVAENVDDKNGSGGGRSGGGVSGNGAAATPVRVGVESRDRVVKVSGGSATGVAGNAMGMPGPRKRGRPRKYPVQA, encoded by the coding sequence ATGAACGAAGATCCCAACAGGGCCGAAGCCGAACGCCTCCTCGGAATCGCTGAGAAACTCTTGCAATCACGAGATCTCAGCGGCACAAAAGACTTCGCAGTTTTAGCTCAGGAAACGGAACCCCTTTTGGAAGGCCCAGATCAGATCTTAGCTGTTGCTGATGTTCTTTTATCAGCTGAAAAACGCGTCAACAATCAACACGACTGGTACTCGATCTTGCAAATCAGTGAGAAAACTGACGATTCCTTCCTCATAAAAAAACAGTATCGTCGCCTTGCATTACTCCTCCATCCAGACAAGAACAAGTACCCTTTCGCCGACCAAGCCTTCAAGCTCGTCGCCGATGCTGGGGCTGTTTTGTCTGATACTGCTAAAAAAACTTTGTACGATAATGAATTGAGTTTGTTTTCGAAGATTGATTTGTCTGCTTCTGGGAAATTACCAGTCAGGAGAAGCCAGAGACCGGTTGATGATAAAAAGGCTGAAAGTGtgaaaattaatgttaataatGTGAGTAATCAACAAGAAGGGTCCCAGAAAGCGAAATTGTCTTCCTTTTGGACTGCGTGTCCGTATTGTTATATTTTGTACGAGTATCCTAGGGTTTATGAGAATTGTTGTTTGAGGTGCCAAAATTGCGAGAGAGGGTTTCATGCTGTTTTAATACCCTCTTTGCCTCCTTTGGTTCCCGGGCAGGAGTGTTATTATTGCTGCTGGGGGTTCTTCCCTTTGGGATTTACACCTGGTACCGCAGGGAGTGGAGGGAAAAGTGGTGGGGTGGGTTCAGGGTTTCCTAATTGGATGCCGCCAATGTTTGGGACAGAGCAGCAGCAAGGAGGTGATAAGGGTGGTGGCTATGTAGCGGAAAATGTGGATGATAAGAATGGTAGCGGTGGCGGCcgtagtggtggtggtgttaGTGGTAATGGTGCAGCTGCCACACCAGTGAGGGTTGGTGTGGAGAGCAGGGATAGAGTGGTGAAGGTTTCTGGTGGGAGTGCAACGGGCGTGGCTGGGAATGCAATGGGGATGCCAGGGCCAAGGAAGAGAGGAAGGCCTAGGAAGTACCCTGTGCAGGCGTAG